A single genomic interval of Rhododendron vialii isolate Sample 1 chromosome 3a, ASM3025357v1 harbors:
- the LOC131318499 gene encoding uncharacterized protein LOC131318499, with the protein MAATINLACESDCKEIHESIGNLSHLTQALATKSQIQRTQIREKYMEMYGEDLINCLRMRTTQLAKSEGNELGESSSAAAGSALALWMLDPVERDAVVAREALDQKSEITNFRALVEMFVGRKSSHVVLIKQVYQARFGRVIDQDILCIEPPHDPYKKILVALVASHKAHHADLSQHIAKCDARRLYQTGEGRSGAIDEAVVLELLSKRSIPQLNLTFSTYKHIYGHDYAKSLKNEIYGEFEDALDVVVKCIYNPPKYYAQTLYGSIKGMTKDKGGLARVILSRAEVDMDEIQRVYRKKYGVGMIEAICESIPAGDYRDFLVALARKASTTASAFS; encoded by the exons ATGGCCGCAACCATCAACCTTGCCTGCGAGAGCGATTGCAAAGAAATTCATGAATCAATTGGAAATCTCAGCCATCTAACCCAAGCACTGGCTACAAAATCCCAAATCCAGAGAACCCAAATCAGGGAAAAATACATGGAAATGTACGGTGAGGATTTGATCAATTGCCTCCGAATGAGAACAACCCAGTTGGCCAAGAGTGAAGGAAATGAGCTTGGGGAATCATCCAGCGCTGCTGCGGGTTCGGCCTTGGCCCTGTGGATGCTTGATCCAGTTGAGCGTGATGCGGTTGTGGCCAGGGAAGCGCTTGATCAGAAGAGTGAGATCACCAATTTTAGGGCACTCGTTGAGATGTTTGTGGGCAGGAAATCAAGCCATGTTGTTCTGATAAAGCAAGTTTATCAAGCCAGGTTTGGGAGGGTGATTGACCAGGATATCCTCTGCATTGAACCTCCCCATGACCCATACAAGAAG aTTTTAGTTGCATTGGTTGCATCACACAAAGCCCACCATGCAGATTTGAGCCAACACATAGCCAAATGTGATGCCAGGAGGCTCTACCAAACAGGGGAAGGAAGGTCAGGAGCCATAGACGAAGCTGTTGTGCTTGAGTTACTCAGTAAAAGGAGCATTCCGCAGCTCAACCTCACATTTTCTACCTACAAGCATATCTATGGTCATGATTATGCAAAG TCTCTCAAGAATGAAATCTACGGGGAGTTTGAGGATGCTCTGGATGTGGTAGTAAAATGCATATACAACCCACCAAAATATTATGCTCAG ACACTGTACGGGAGCATAAAAGGAATGACAAAAGACAAGGGTGGTCTGGCACGTGTGATTCTGAGCAGGGCCGAGGTGGACATGGATGAGATTCAAAGGGTGTACAGGAAAAAATATGGAGTAGGAATGATTGAAGCCATCTGTGAGAGCATTCCGGCAGGGGATTACAGAGACTTCCTCGTTGCCTTGGCCAGAAAAGCAAGCACTACTGCCTCTGCTTTCTCTTGA